The following coding sequences are from one Nicotiana tomentosiformis chromosome 3, ASM39032v3, whole genome shotgun sequence window:
- the LOC138908563 gene encoding uncharacterized protein: protein MVKAWITNSLTREITISVVCLNNAREVCSDINERFGQSNGSKYIQIQRKISSNSQGSSDIATYFTRMRALWDELNSAYVGPTCSSGALPKFIEDQHLFQFLSGLNESYSTINSSIMLMSPLPSISKAYSLLQHDESQKENQPPALGFSGDSASFSATTTNSTHVNQMNSPHNTRPYNQRINFDPKRNSPYVSCKYCKKPGRTIDKCYRLHGFPADFKFTKNKRFASCVQVEEPADDIGPSIKSSDSTAYGFSKEQYQHLMSLFQQTHISPGIHSSPSDENIGYANFVALFSRHSCFLHGPSLKRPLKIGRASHGLYFLLSDMHEYSPFVSTISFGTAYNVFPSNSVSPFPLIHFHSSVQTFRADNAYELGNSSEAQIFFSENEILHQTTIPHTPQ from the exons ATGGTAAAGGCTTGGATTACCAATTCATTGACTAGGGAGATAACAATCAGTGTCGTGTGTCTCAACAATGCTAGAGAAGTATGTAGTGATATAAATGAAAGGTTTGGACAATCTAATGGATCCAAGTACATTCAAATCCAAAGGAAAATCAGTTCTAACTCACAAGGGTCTTCTGATATTGCCACTTACTTCACCAGAATGAGAGCTCTTTGGGATGAGTTAAACTCTGCATATGTTGGCCCTACTTGTTCCTCTGGGGCTCTACCCAAATTCATAGAAGACCAACACCTTTTTCAATTCCTAAGTGGGTTAAATGAGTCATATTCCACTATAAATAGTAGTATTATGCTCATGTCTCCACTCCCATCCATTAGTAAGGCTTATTCTCTACTCCAACATGATGAAAGCCAAAAGGAGAATCAACCTCCAGCCTTGGGTTTTTCTGGTGATTCAGCATCATTCTCTGCCACTACAACTAATTCAACACATGTCAATCAAATGAATTCCCCACACAATACCAGACCTTATAACCAAAGAATTAACTTTGATCCAAAAAGGAATTCACCATATGTGTCTTGCAAGTACTGCAAAAAGCCTGGTCGCACAATAGATAAATGCTATAGACTCCATGGCTTCCCTGCTGATTTCAAATTCACCAAAAATAAGAGATTTGCCTCTTGTGTTCAAGTAGAAGAACCTGCTGATGATATTGGTCCTAGCATCAAGTCTAGTGACTCCACAGCTTATGGTTTCAGCAAAGAACAATATCAACACCTCATGTCTCTTTTTCAGCAGACTCACATCTCTCCTGGGATCCATTCTTCACCTTCTGATGAAAATATTGGTTATGCCAACTTTGTAG CATTATTTAGCCGTCACTCTTGTTTTCTACATGGCCCTTCTTTGAAAAGGCCATTGAAAATTGGTAGAGCTTCTCATGGGTTGTACTTTCTACTTTCTGACATGCATGAGTATTCACCTTTTGTTTCTACTATATCTTTTGGTACTGCTTATAATGTTTTTCCTTCTAATTCTGTTTCCCCTTTCCCTCTT ATTCACTTTCATTCCTCTGTTCAAACTTTCAGGGCTGATAATGCCTATGAATTAGGCAATAGTTCTGAAGCACAAATATTTTTCTCTGAAAATGAGATTCTTCACCAAACCACTATTCCACATACCCCACAATAA